AACGGTTGAGGTCAATGGAGAAACGCCTGGTTATCAGGCTCAGCACGCGTGTTCCTGTGGTCTGCCCCGACGCCCTGTCCGTGGAACACGTGAAGGCTATCGAGGCCGCTTCCCCGGTATGGGTTGTTCTCCATATCAATCATCCGCGGGAGATAACAGACCGATCTCTCGCCGCGATCGCCAGCATCCGCAACGCAGGGGGCATTCCCGTCAGTCAGACCGTGCTGCTCAGGAACGTCAACGACTGTCCGCATGTGCTCCTGAAACTCTTCGAATCCCTCGTCATGGCAGGTGTGAAGCCCTATTACCTTTTCCAGCTCGACGACGTCCGCGGGGCGTCGCATTTCAAGGTGAGACTGGAGAGAGGCCGGGAGATCATGGCCTTTCTCAGACGAAACGCCTCGGGTCTTGCCGTTCCGCACTACGCCCTCGACATCCCGGGGGGTCTGGGCAAGATCCCGGTCAACTCCGAACACGTGCGGTATCAGGAAGGCACAACGATGGTCGAGCTCATAAGCCCCTCGGGTGAGATCGGGTACTATGACAACAACGCCCCGGAAAGCACGTGCATGAAGTGTGGGATCTGCAAAGAAACAAGCAATAGATGATCCGTCATAGGTTATGGATGATGGGTTACAGGGGGTCCTTTCCCATGACCCATAACCTATGACCCATCACCCATCTTCTTTGGTCTGAATATCGCCGTTATGTAGTTCACTGCCGAGTACATGCTGAAGAGGAGAGCGGCATAGATGACGTACAGTCCTACCTGCTGAGCAAGGGGATGTTTGAAAAGGAGGCAGGATATGGCCACGATCTGGAGCGTGGTCTTGAGCTTACCCGTGAAAGAGGGATAAATGGTGATGCCTTCGAGAGCGTAGAAGGACCGCAGCCCGTTGATGATGAATTCCCTGCACACGAGAAGGATGGTCACCCATAACGGCACCAGGTTGTGGTAGGTGAGCGTGATGAGCACCGAGGAGACAAGCAGCTTGTCGGCGATGGGATCGAGATAGAGACCGAGCTTTGACGTGAGCTTGAACCTTCGCGCCACGAAACCGTCCAGCCCGTCCGTTATACCGGCCAGGATAAAAAGGACGAAGGCGACGTAGAAGAACCCTTTCTCTATAAAAATTATGATCAAGGGGATGAAGAGTATTCTCAGGATGCACAGCCGGTTAGGAAGCGTCCAGAGAGGGAGCTGTTCGTCTTTGGCTTTCATCAATTCTTCTTGAACGATTTATAGTAGGACTTGACCCGTTGCACGTACGTGCGTGTTTCATCGTACGGCGGGATGTTCATGTTATATTCCTTGACCCGTGCCGGCCCGGCGTTGTATGCGGCCAGCATGAGGTCAAGGTTGCCCCCGAAGGTCTCGCCCAGGTACTTCAGGTATCTCGTCCCGCCCCGGATATTCTCTTCGGGATCGAAGGGGTTATCCACCTTCATCAAACGTGCCGTGTCCGGCATGAGTTGCATGAGACCCTGAGCGCCTTTGTGTGACATGGCGTTGGGGTTGAAATTGGACTCGGCCTTCATGACCGCCTTGACGAGCGAGGGGTCTATCCCGTGCGTCTGCGCTTGACGTTCAATAATACCGTCGTAGGTGGTGTTGTTGAAGACCCGCGCGACGACGTGTCTTATCCGTTCGGAGATCACAACCCGGAATTTTTTCCCAATGGGAAGAATGTTCGTGAAATGGGACGTGCCGCTTTCATCCACGTAGGTATATATCGCGGGATATGCCGCGAGCGGCAACAGGCATAATCCCACTATGAATACAACCTTGATACTCATATTTAATTTTCTTAAACTTTTTTGTCCTTGTCAAGAGTTTTGGGTTGTAATATGCTTGATAGTCATGGATTCGCAAGGGATTCTCTACGTTGTCGCAACTCCGATCGGTAATCTCGGCGACATCACTCTGAGGGCCATAGAGGTCCTGAAGGAGGTCGATCTTGTCGTGGCGGAAAGCACATCCCGGGCCTTGAAGCTGTTCAGTCACTATGGCATCAAGAACACGATCCTGGGTATCAGCAGCTACAACGAAGAGAGAAGATC
This genomic window from Syntrophorhabdus sp. contains:
- the pgsA gene encoding CDP-diacylglycerol--glycerol-3-phosphate 3-phosphatidyltransferase is translated as MKAKDEQLPLWTLPNRLCILRILFIPLIIIFIEKGFFYVAFVLFILAGITDGLDGFVARRFKLTSKLGLYLDPIADKLLVSSVLITLTYHNLVPLWVTILLVCREFIINGLRSFYALEGITIYPSFTGKLKTTLQIVAISCLLFKHPLAQQVGLYVIYAALLFSMYSAVNYITAIFRPKKMGDGS
- a CDS encoding lytic transglycosylase domain-containing protein; amino-acid sequence: MSIKVVFIVGLCLLPLAAYPAIYTYVDESGTSHFTNILPIGKKFRVVISERIRHVVARVFNNTTYDGIIERQAQTHGIDPSLVKAVMKAESNFNPNAMSHKGAQGLMQLMPDTARLMKVDNPFDPEENIRGGTRYLKYLGETFGGNLDLMLAAYNAGPARVKEYNMNIPPYDETRTYVQRVKSYYKSFKKN